TTTATACTTAGTGTCTCTTCAAAATCCAATCGGTCCAAAGAAGTaaataaactttgaaaataagATACCGTAGTACGTTGGATATCGTCCTCCTCCGTCGACCATCTACCATGGTCATCATGAAGACTAATAATATGATTCATGGCGCGTTGTTACTTTGTCTGAGCATGAAAATAGTCGGTGTaaatgaattgttttttttttcttgtttttaataatattataaaataatataaattaccaAAATTAATATCTAGTATcatcatttataaaaatgttaaatatctatttttttgtaataattcaATAACCTATCTAAAATCATctaattttcaataattaaaaaatacagaaattcttcaaaattttaCGAATTTACAAATCACATAAAGGAAAACTCGGtgaagtcaaaaaaaaaaaaaatgacaaaaataaataaataaaggaaaactCGGTATAACCGGTTCGATAACTATACATAAGCTTCTTCTATTAACAAAACAGCACAATACAAGTTCGCTCGCATACGCTCTCATCAAAGCTCTCAGAAAGGTTAGGGTTTTCATCTTTATCAATTCAACGCTTTCGCTATTAAATTACTTGGAAATTTCTTAATCGAGTTTcgtgatcatcttcttcttcttaggttTCTCGATCTGTTTGGTTGCTTTACACATCTGTAACTATGGCGACAGAACCGAAGGCGGCGACTGCTGAAGTTGTCAAGGTGGATCTGTTCGAGGACGACGATGAGTTCGAGGAATTCGAAATCAACGAAGgtgaagttttattttattttcactcgctgcttctttgattttgaaatttatggATGTAGTTAGGAATTGATTGGTGATTAGGTTTTGGTGTTAGATGTAAAGCTTCATATGGCTACGATTTCTTTTGATCAAGTTTTGATTTGAACAGATTATGCTTTGCAAGTCCTCAGATTTAACCTAATAGTTGTAATTGATAAAAGATGGTTCGCTACTGTTATGAAGTTTAGTAGTTCTGATTGTGAAAACAAATCTGTTTGATGTATATGATTATGCTATGATGATGAAGCTACAATCTCTCATAAACTCTACTGATAAAAGACCAGTTCTATCAGCTACTAATTGGTTATTAGGTTTAGTATTAATTGGGAATTGGGAATTGGGAATTTTTTGGGGGCTTTGAGTAGCTTGGAGAGAGTTTGGATCCTCTAGAATTTAGCTGAGGCTACGgctattttgattttggtttcggGATTCCTTTTGATTCTGCACTATGTCTTGTGTTACTTGATGATCAGGTTCTGAGTTTTAGTTGAGTCTTCAGATTTAACTAATAGTTGTATTGAAAGAACTGATAAAGGAAGTCTCTATTGTTTTTGTATGAGTTGCGTAATTCTGATGTTGAATGGACCTACTTAAGCGTCATTTTTTATGGTCTCAAGTCAAATATGTAATGgatattttcttatgtttggcAGATTGGCTGGAGAAAGAGGAAGTGAAGGAAGTTAGCCAACAGTGGGAAGATGActgggatgatgatgatgtcagTGACGACTTCTCGCGTCAGTTAAGGAAGGAGCTTGAGAATGGTGGTGAGAAGAAATGAGGTCTGAAGAAAGAATGTGAAAAGGGCAGGTCTCCACATTTTGGAAATCTCGTCTTTTTGTTATGATCCAGTACTCAGTTTGAATTGCATCCTTGGTTTATAGTGGCATGTATCAGTATTGGATTCTCCTTTTACTTTGCACCTTTTAACTCTCCCTTGAATGCAAATTTCTTATCTTTGATGATGATATTCTTGAACTGGTAAGAAGATTCTATTTTAGTAATCGCTATCCTTTCACAAAACACCTGTCGAGTAGAGCATTTCTCATAAAATCATCTTCTCAATAAATCCCGAGCATAAAAGACATTCAAAATGACAAATTAGACCACAAAAGAATCCTTCATACTTTGTTTTGACAGGAACCTTAAATCTTTATCCATCAACAGAGATCTATAAACATCACAAAATAACGGTagagaaaaaaatcacataGACATGGTTGTTGTATGTCACATGAAAGAAACAATGGAGAACCACTATTGTTTCTTTCTAACACTCATCGTCTCCTTCGTCGTCATGGCATGCTCTTGTGTAGGATCGATCGATCAAGGATACAATTTTTAAGAGTGATCACAGAGAGTATCCCCCAGTTCCTGTCTTAAATGGTCTTTGGAAATTTTCTAGATTTCTCAGTTCAATCATTAAACACAAGGGTAGCTAGAACGGGAAGATATATTCGTGACAAAGTTGTCGGCGATACTTTAATGTAAATATGGTGTATGATATCTTGGGTGCTCATAGTGCTTACAATTGCTTTATTTCTGTTACGGAGATATGTACTTGTTTTTGAAACTGAAGagtgtcttttgaaagcttttTTCATTGATAGAGTGAAACCGTTTCACCTCTGTTTCCTCTCCAACCATCTTTCCAAAAGTGGTGTGGGGTTGCATTGATTCGGATTCATAAAGTGATAAGAGATAAGAAGGCATCGTATTCCCATAATTGGAGATTACTCATTGTGGTTGAAGTGGTAGCAGTTGTCAAGAGCTATATTAAAGTCTTCTTCCGTTTTGTATTGGAGTGGAACTCTGCCCTTACCCTAACTCAGATTCGACTATACTGAATAACTAGGTGatacccgtgctacagcaccggattatatattttgttagttatttttttttgtaatttgtatttttgtaatatagttttttattttgatttattttctttatttatatagtgtttatttgtatatttggggttatacagtaaattagaaatcctaatagagtaagtagtttgtaaaatgtagtttttcacggaaacagacacaccACAATAGTAGATAGTacgtagttttgtaagagaatagacactccgcaatatcggatagtagttttgtaagaggatagacacactCTGCTTCCATggcttaatttatagtttgataaaaatacatgttttaacggatttaactcaaaaaaaatttatattttaaatttttaagaattaaaatattaatattacttaaatattttatagac
The Camelina sativa cultivar DH55 chromosome 15, Cs, whole genome shotgun sequence DNA segment above includes these coding regions:
- the LOC104747446 gene encoding protein DELETION OF SUV3 SUPPRESSOR 1(I)-like, encoding MATEPKAATAEVVKVDLFEDDDEFEEFEINEDWLEKEEVKEVSQQWEDDWDDDDVSDDFSRQLRKELENGGEKK